GCCTACCAGAAGCGCGCGAAGGAGGAAGGCCTCGAGCGGGCCATCTCGGACTACATCGCGGGCATGACCGACCGCTTCGCCCAGGCCGAGTTTCAGCGGCTCTACGAGCCGTTCGAGAGAGTCTGACGAGTAACGGAGTGACGAAGTAACGGAGTGACGTAGGCGCCGCAAAGTACCTCGCGCCGTTTTCCGTTTGGCGGCAAACCGTCGGCTAGCACCCCGCTGAATCCAGAGGCACCCCACGAGGAAAAGGCAAACTCCGCCTCCGTCACTGCGTCACTACGTCACCGCGTCACTAAAACTATTAGGGCATCAAGTTGTTTCTGCGGGCCCCTGCTCTTCGGCCTCTTCGACTTTGACGGGCGCCTCGCACCGAGGCCGAAGCCTCGGGAAAAATTAGTATCGCGCGCGCAATAATTTCAGCAATAGAATAATCCCCCGGGCCGTTCGTCTGAACGGGCAGAGGCATGAGCCCGGCGAAAGGCGGTCGACAGGCCGGGAATGCCCATCGAAAGGAGGCCGGCCATGAAACGCCTCGCGCATCGGATCCTCGGGTCCGCCGCGGTCTTGGCCCTCGCAGCGGCGGGTTGCCGCCCTGGCTCAACCCGAGTCTATGGAAATTACAGAAGTCCTCCGCCCTATGTCGCCGCTGCGCCCGCGCCGCCGCTCGACGTGAGCATCGAGGTCATCTACACAGAACTGTCGGCATACGGCACCTGGAGCGAACATCCCGCCTACGGCCACGTGTGGCGCCCGCGGGGCGTGCCCGCGGACTGGCAACCCTATACGCGAGGCCATTGGGTCGATACGGACGAGTACGGGTTGGTGTGGGTATCGGACTGGCCGTGGGGCTACATCCCGTTCCATTACGGCCGGTGGGTCTGGGACGGGCCGTACGGTTGGGTGTGGGTGCCGGGCACGGAGTGGGGACCGGCTTGGGTAGCCTGGCGCCGGGGCGGCGGGTACATCGGCTGGGCGCCGCTTCCGCCCAGGGTCCACTGGTCGGTTGGCGTCGGCTTTCGCTTCGGCCCCGACGACCTCGACGCCATCGAGGTGGCGGCCTGGTGCTTCGTCCCCGAGCGCTATTTCCTCGAACCGCCCCACAGCCACGCCATGGCGCCTTCCACAAACGTCACGGTCATCCGCGTCACGAAGAACGTGACGAACATCGTCAACGTCGGGGGCCGCCCGGTGAACCGCAGCATTCCGCGGGCCGATGTCGAAAGGATTGTCGGCCGTCCCGTGCCGCGCACCCATGTCTACGAGGTCCGCACGCCCCAGGAGTTCCGCCAGACACCCCGTCGCCCGGACGCGATCCCCGTCTTTCGGCCTCGGACGAACGATCCTCGCAGAGCGCCTGGACGGGTTGCAGACCCCGCACCTCAACTGCCCAACCCGCCCTACGTCGAAGCGGATCAGCGCCGCCCCGAACAGCAGCGCCTCCAGGTTGAGGATCAGCGCCGCCAAGCGGAAGACCAGCGCCAACAACAGAAATCTCAACGCAAAGCCGAAGATCAACGCCGCCAGGCGGAGACTCAACGCCAGGCCGAAACTGAGCGCCAAGCGGAGACTCAGCGCCGGGCCGAAGGTGAGCGCCGCCAAGCCGAGGCTCAACGTCAAGCCGAGGCTCAGCGCCAACAACAGAAATCTCAGCGCAAGGCCGAAGATCAACGCAAAGCCGAGACCCAGCGCCAGGCCGAAGGTGAGCGCCGCCAAGCGGAAGGAAGGCGTCAAGCCGAGGCTCAGCGCCAACAACAGGAATCTCCGCGCAAGGCCGAAGATCAACGCCAAGCCGAGACTCAGCGCCAGGCCGAAACTGAGCGCCAAGCGGAGACTCAACGCCGGGCCGAAGGCGAACGCCGCCAAGCC
The DNA window shown above is from Planctomycetota bacterium and carries:
- a CDS encoding deoxyguanosinetriphosphate triphosphohydrolase (dGTPase family type 2 subfamily; presumably hydrolyzes dGTP to deoxyguanosine and triphosphate) encodes the protein AYQKRAKEEGLERAISDYIAGMTDRFAQAEFQRLYEPFERV